A window of Raineyella sp. W15-4 contains these coding sequences:
- a CDS encoding F0F1 ATP synthase subunit gamma, with the protein MATLRELRDRTRSVQTTKKITRAMELIAAARIRKAQQAAEAADPYTRELTRAIQAVASRPDLDHPLLTELEHPKRSAVLLVTSDRGLAGGYSTNVLKAGESVRHYLTVKHHREMETYISGKKGVGFYEFRGREIKQSWEGFSDAPSYRDADAIARVLLEAFLTPTEEGGVDEIFLVYTRFVSRVRQVPQIIRLLPLEVVSEEEAAERAESGARMTELHHAPVYQEDRVETPFDFEPSPEGVLDELLPLYIGNRVYHALMQASASELAARQAAMKSATDNANELIRNLTREANQARQAAITQEITEIVGGAAALSESA; encoded by the coding sequence ATGGCTACCCTTCGCGAACTCCGTGATCGGACCAGGTCGGTCCAGACCACGAAGAAGATCACCCGGGCGATGGAACTCATCGCCGCGGCGCGGATCCGCAAGGCCCAGCAGGCCGCCGAGGCGGCCGATCCGTACACCCGCGAGCTGACCCGGGCGATCCAGGCCGTGGCCAGCCGCCCGGACCTGGACCACCCGCTGCTCACCGAGCTGGAGCACCCGAAGCGGTCCGCGGTGCTGCTGGTCACCTCGGACCGCGGCCTGGCCGGCGGGTACTCGACCAACGTCCTGAAGGCGGGGGAGTCCGTCCGGCACTACCTCACCGTCAAGCACCACCGGGAGATGGAGACCTACATCTCCGGCAAGAAGGGCGTGGGCTTCTACGAGTTCCGCGGTCGGGAGATCAAGCAGTCCTGGGAGGGCTTCTCGGACGCCCCCAGCTACCGGGACGCCGACGCGATCGCCCGGGTGCTGCTGGAGGCCTTCCTGACCCCGACCGAGGAGGGGGGCGTGGACGAGATCTTCCTCGTCTACACCCGCTTCGTGTCCCGGGTGCGGCAGGTGCCGCAGATCATCCGGCTGCTCCCGCTGGAGGTGGTCTCCGAGGAGGAGGCCGCCGAGCGGGCGGAGAGCGGTGCCCGGATGACCGAACTGCACCACGCGCCGGTCTATCAGGAGGACCGGGTCGAGACCCCGTTCGACTTCGAGCCGAGCCCCGAGGGCGTCCTCGACGAGCTACTGCCGCTCTACATCGGCAACCGTGTCTACCACGCGCTGATGCAGGCGTCGGCGTCCGAACTGGCGGCCCGGCAGGCCGCGATGAAGTCGGCGACCGACAACGCCAACGAACTGATCCGAAACCTGACGCGCGAGGCCAACCAGGCACGTCAGGCGGCGATCACCCAGGAAATTACCGAGATCGTGGGTGGCGCCGCCGCGCTGTCCGAGAGCGCGTGA
- the atpA gene encoding F0F1 ATP synthase subunit alpha, which yields MAELTIRPEEIRNALDQYVQQFTPETSSREEVGTVVTSGDGIARVEGLPSAMANELLRFENGTLGVAQNLEAREIGVVVLGSSEGIDEGQTVRRTGDVLSVPVGEGYLGRVVDAMGNPIDGLGEITGLEGRRALEIQAAGVMDRQEVREPLQTGIKAIDSMTPIGRGQRQLIIGDRKTGKTAIAIDTIINQKANWASGDPKKQVRCIYVAIGQKGSTVAEVRGVLEQAGALEYTTIVNAPASDPAGYKYIAAYAGSAIGQHWMYQGKHVLIVFDDLTKQAEAYRAMSLLLRRPPGREAYPGDVFFLHSRLLERCAKLSDALGGGSMTGLPIIETKANDVSAYIPTNVISITDGQIFLQSDLFNANQRPAVDVGISVSRVGGAAQTKAMKGVSGTLKIDLAQYRDQQAFAMFASSLDEATKRQLERGARLTELLRQKQYSPYPMEEEAVSVWAGTTGKLDDVPVADVLRFEKEYLEYLRRSTALLTTIRDSGKLDDETKAGLEQALVAFRPEFRTSEGKPLGTEPEPKKIGDEDVEHEQIVVKKA from the coding sequence ATGGCGGAACTCACTATTCGTCCGGAGGAGATCCGGAACGCACTGGACCAGTACGTCCAGCAATTCACTCCGGAGACCTCCTCTCGTGAAGAGGTCGGCACCGTGGTCACCTCGGGCGACGGTATCGCCCGCGTCGAGGGCCTGCCCTCCGCGATGGCCAACGAGCTGCTGCGCTTCGAGAACGGCACCCTGGGTGTCGCCCAGAACCTCGAGGCGCGCGAGATCGGCGTCGTGGTGCTCGGATCCTCCGAGGGCATCGACGAGGGCCAGACCGTACGCCGCACCGGCGACGTGCTGTCGGTCCCGGTCGGCGAGGGCTACCTCGGCCGGGTGGTCGACGCGATGGGCAACCCGATCGACGGGCTGGGCGAGATCACCGGCCTGGAGGGCCGCCGGGCCCTGGAGATCCAGGCTGCCGGCGTGATGGACCGCCAGGAGGTCCGCGAGCCGCTGCAGACCGGCATCAAGGCCATCGACTCGATGACCCCGATCGGCCGTGGCCAGCGCCAGCTCATCATCGGTGACCGTAAGACCGGCAAGACCGCCATTGCCATCGACACGATCATCAATCAGAAGGCCAACTGGGCGTCCGGCGATCCGAAGAAGCAGGTCCGCTGCATCTACGTCGCGATCGGCCAGAAGGGCTCGACCGTGGCCGAGGTCCGGGGCGTGCTGGAGCAGGCCGGCGCCCTGGAGTACACCACCATCGTCAACGCCCCGGCGTCCGACCCGGCCGGCTACAAGTACATCGCCGCCTACGCCGGTTCGGCCATCGGCCAGCACTGGATGTACCAGGGCAAGCACGTCCTGATCGTCTTCGACGACCTGACCAAGCAGGCCGAGGCCTACCGCGCCATGTCGCTGCTGCTGCGTCGCCCGCCGGGCCGTGAGGCCTACCCCGGTGACGTGTTCTTCCTCCACTCCCGCCTGCTGGAGCGTTGCGCCAAGCTCTCCGACGCGCTGGGCGGCGGCTCGATGACCGGTCTGCCGATCATCGAGACCAAGGCCAACGACGTCTCGGCCTACATCCCGACCAACGTGATCTCGATCACCGACGGCCAGATCTTCCTGCAGTCCGATCTGTTCAACGCCAACCAGCGCCCGGCCGTGGACGTCGGCATCTCGGTTTCCCGCGTCGGCGGTGCCGCCCAGACCAAGGCGATGAAGGGCGTCTCCGGCACGCTGAAGATCGACCTGGCGCAGTACCGCGACCAGCAGGCGTTCGCGATGTTCGCCTCCAGCCTCGACGAGGCGACGAAGCGGCAGCTGGAGCGCGGCGCCCGGCTCACCGAGCTGCTGCGCCAGAAGCAGTACTCGCCGTACCCGATGGAGGAGGAGGCCGTCTCCGTGTGGGCCGGCACCACCGGCAAGCTGGACGATGTCCCGGTCGCCGATGTGCTCCGCTTCGAGAAGGAGTACCTGGAGTACCTGCGCCGCAGCACCGCGCTGCTCACCACCATCCGGGACAGCGGCAAGCTGGACGACGAGACCAAGGCCGGCCTGGAGCAGGCCCTGGTGGCCTTCCGCCCGGAGTTCCGCACCAGCGAGGGCAAGCCGCTGGGCACCGAGCCGGAGCCGAAGAAGATCGGCGACGAGGACGTGGAGCACGAGCAGATCGTCGTGAAGAAGGCCTGA
- a CDS encoding F0F1 ATP synthase subunit delta: MSPQTDRNEPRLNSLDQVLDAQNAHLQLATELFSIADLFGSDPALRRAVTDPGAPVEARQQLVSRLLDGKVSPEAVAVLRQAAGLRWRTAGIFVSSVERQAIRSALAQAQVAGQLDQVEDELFRLNRAVAATPALRDALSDERRSLADRQEVVAQLLDGKAAPATVVLARRAVVARERTFANTMDGYLALAAAQRSRAVATVRVARPLTAEQTTRLQNALNKQLGRPVSMHVLVDPAVLGGVRVEVGDEVIDGTVASRLDEARKLFS, encoded by the coding sequence ATGAGCCCCCAGACGGATCGCAACGAGCCCCGGCTGAACAGCCTGGACCAGGTGCTGGACGCACAGAATGCGCACCTGCAGCTGGCCACGGAACTGTTCTCGATCGCCGACCTGTTCGGTTCGGACCCCGCGCTGCGACGCGCGGTCACCGATCCCGGAGCACCGGTGGAGGCTCGTCAGCAGCTCGTCAGCCGACTGCTCGACGGCAAGGTCTCGCCCGAGGCCGTCGCCGTCCTGCGGCAGGCCGCGGGTCTGCGCTGGCGCACGGCGGGGATCTTCGTGTCCTCCGTTGAGCGCCAGGCGATCCGGTCTGCGCTCGCCCAGGCACAGGTCGCAGGTCAGCTCGACCAGGTGGAGGACGAGCTGTTCCGGCTCAACCGGGCCGTCGCCGCGACGCCGGCACTGCGCGACGCGCTGTCCGACGAGCGGCGGTCGCTGGCCGACCGTCAGGAGGTGGTGGCCCAGCTGCTCGACGGGAAGGCCGCTCCGGCCACGGTCGTCCTCGCCCGGCGGGCGGTGGTCGCCCGGGAGCGCACCTTCGCCAACACCATGGACGGCTACCTCGCCCTGGCCGCGGCCCAGCGCAGCCGCGCCGTGGCCACCGTACGGGTCGCCCGGCCGTTGACGGCCGAGCAGACGACGCGACTGCAGAACGCCCTGAACAAGCAGCTGGGTCGCCCGGTCAGCATGCACGTCCTCGTGGACCCCGCGGTCCTCGGCGGCGTCCGCGTGGAGGTCGGCGACGAGGTGATCGACGGGACTGTGGCCTCCCGTCTGGACGAGGCACGCAAGCTGTTCTCCTGA
- a CDS encoding F0F1 ATP synthase subunit B, with product MVPMELDLGPLLPTHFSELIVGFVLMVLVFLVMWKAVVPAFEKMYEERRDAIQGGMDQAEKTQEEAQAALAEYRAQLAEARTEAARIREDAKNQGAQIIAEMREQAHAEAERIIATTSKQMEAERKQAMGELRDEVGGLATTLAGRIVGESLDDDERARRTVERFLADLESQTETEKA from the coding sequence ATGGTGCCGATGGAACTCGACCTCGGCCCGCTCCTGCCCACCCACTTCTCGGAGCTGATCGTCGGGTTCGTCCTGATGGTCCTGGTCTTCCTGGTGATGTGGAAGGCGGTGGTGCCGGCGTTCGAGAAGATGTACGAGGAACGCCGGGACGCCATCCAGGGTGGTATGGACCAGGCCGAGAAGACCCAGGAAGAGGCGCAGGCGGCGCTGGCCGAGTACCGGGCCCAGCTCGCCGAGGCCCGCACCGAGGCGGCTCGCATCCGCGAGGACGCCAAGAACCAGGGTGCCCAGATCATCGCCGAGATGCGCGAGCAGGCCCACGCCGAGGCGGAGCGGATCATCGCGACGACCAGCAAGCAGATGGAGGCCGAGCGCAAGCAGGCCATGGGCGAGCTCCGCGACGAGGTCGGTGGCCTGGCCACCACCCTCGCCGGGCGGATCGTCGGGGAGTCCCTCGACGACGACGAGCGCGCCCGCCGCACGGTCGAGCGCTTCCTGGCTGATCTGGAGTCGCAGACGGAGACGGAGAAGGCATGA
- the atpE gene encoding ATP synthase F0 subunit C gives MTPLEIAGSMNMLGYGLATLGPAIGVGWIFASVINGTARQPEARGAMMSTAFIGFAVVEALAIIGIALAFVLR, from the coding sequence ATGACCCCGTTGGAAATCGCTGGCAGCATGAACATGCTCGGCTACGGCCTCGCCACCCTCGGCCCGGCCATCGGCGTGGGCTGGATCTTCGCCTCCGTCATCAACGGCACCGCCCGCCAGCCTGAGGCCCGTGGCGCGATGATGAGCACCGCGTTCATCGGCTTCGCGGTCGTCGAGGCCCTCGCCATCATCGGCATCGCCCTGGCCTTCGTCCTTCGGTGA
- the atpB gene encoding F0F1 ATP synthase subunit A: protein MVGALVPLEGATYTPPGVREFRFFCEATEPGTNGPNDPGNVAGCTFGVDWMNKPFWLAVIGAALVIALWFFASRNLKLVPGKGQFFWEYVYGFIRNGVGRDILGPEYRRYLPYLLGLFSFVLVNNWFGETFLFMFPTFSNIGYAWALAIMSWVIYIGAGIHKHGFGHYMKMQLIPPGVPGYLYPVIIPLEFLSNFITRPLTLGLRLFANMFAGHLVVMVFVIGGAYLLTFPHNAFYNVSGAVSLLFSFAILFLELFIGFLQAYIFTVLTAQYINSSLADAH from the coding sequence CTGGTGGGAGCGCTCGTCCCGCTGGAAGGCGCAACATACACTCCCCCCGGGGTGAGGGAGTTCCGGTTCTTCTGCGAAGCGACCGAGCCCGGGACGAACGGTCCGAACGATCCCGGCAACGTGGCGGGATGTACGTTCGGTGTCGACTGGATGAACAAGCCGTTCTGGTTGGCCGTGATCGGCGCCGCGTTGGTCATCGCGCTGTGGTTCTTCGCCTCCCGCAACCTCAAGCTGGTCCCCGGCAAGGGACAGTTCTTCTGGGAGTACGTGTACGGCTTCATCCGCAACGGTGTCGGCCGTGACATCCTCGGCCCGGAGTACCGCCGCTACCTGCCGTACCTGCTCGGCCTGTTCAGCTTCGTGCTGGTCAACAACTGGTTCGGCGAGACCTTCCTGTTCATGTTCCCGACGTTCTCCAACATCGGGTACGCCTGGGCGCTGGCGATCATGTCGTGGGTCATCTACATCGGGGCCGGTATCCACAAGCACGGTTTCGGCCACTACATGAAGATGCAGCTGATCCCCCCGGGGGTGCCCGGCTATCTGTATCCGGTGATCATCCCGCTGGAGTTCCTGTCGAACTTCATCACCCGGCCGCTCACGCTCGGCTTGCGTCTCTTCGCCAACATGTTCGCCGGCCACCTGGTCGTGATGGTGTTCGTGATCGGCGGCGCCTACCTGCTGACCTTCCCGCACAACGCGTTCTACAACGTCTCGGGCGCGGTGTCCCTGCTGTTCAGCTTCGCGATCCTTTTCCTGGAGCTCTTCATCGGGTTCCTGCAGGCGTACATCTTCACCGTCCTGACCGCCCAGTACATCAATTCGTCCCTCGCCGACGCGCACTGA
- a CDS encoding L-threonylcarbamoyladenylate synthase, giving the protein MSDTSDDSKDIAPGNVPPAPQPRIVDCRQGDRGPALTAAKEAIADGRVMVMPTDTVYGICADAFDGYAVQRLLTAKRRGRDMPPPVLISDEGVMAALAVDVPEAANRLVGTFWPGPLTVICRAQSSLRMDLGDTHGTIALRVPDHDLAREVLRRTGPLAVSSANVSGQPPATTVREAADQLGLDVALYLDGGPTPGPVPSTIVDFTAYPEGRVVREGIISLDRLREVAPGVRSPDGEAPTPESAEQTEQPEQTPEPVEQAPEPTAEDHRTT; this is encoded by the coding sequence GTGAGCGACACGTCGGACGACAGCAAGGACATCGCACCGGGCAACGTCCCGCCCGCCCCGCAGCCGCGGATCGTCGACTGCCGGCAGGGCGACCGCGGGCCGGCGCTGACCGCCGCCAAGGAGGCCATCGCCGACGGGCGGGTGATGGTGATGCCGACCGACACGGTCTACGGGATCTGCGCCGACGCCTTCGACGGGTACGCCGTGCAGCGGCTGCTGACGGCCAAGCGCCGGGGCCGGGACATGCCGCCGCCGGTGCTGATCAGTGACGAGGGGGTGATGGCGGCCCTCGCCGTCGACGTCCCCGAGGCGGCGAACCGGCTGGTCGGGACCTTCTGGCCGGGTCCGCTGACGGTGATCTGCCGGGCGCAGTCGAGTCTGCGGATGGATCTGGGTGACACCCACGGCACCATCGCCCTGCGGGTGCCGGACCACGACCTGGCCCGGGAGGTGCTGCGGCGGACCGGCCCACTGGCGGTCAGCAGCGCGAACGTCTCCGGGCAGCCGCCGGCGACGACCGTCCGGGAGGCGGCCGACCAGCTCGGCCTCGACGTCGCGCTCTACCTCGACGGCGGTCCCACCCCGGGCCCGGTGCCGTCGACGATCGTGGACTTCACCGCCTATCCCGAGGGCCGGGTCGTCCGGGAGGGCATCATCTCCCTGGACCGGCTGCGCGAGGTCGCCCCGGGCGTACGCTCCCCGGACGGCGAGGCACCCACGCCGGAGTCCGCGGAACAGACGGAGCAACCGGAGCAGACCCCGGAACCGGTGGAGCAGGCACCGGAGCCGACGGCCGAGGATCACCGGACCACCTAG
- the prmC gene encoding peptide chain release factor N(5)-glutamine methyltransferase — protein sequence MTADERPAPVRASVLARRGADRLRGQVASPEVDARLLLAHLLGLRPGDLVLAGPPSAERVARYRELLDRRAEGVPLQHLTGEAWFRNVRVAVGPGVFVPRPETESVAGAAIEAARAVRMQGRTPRVVELCAGSGAISAALVDEVPGCRVVAVEIDPVAVDWARRNLAGTGVDVRRGDLAGAVPEWDGTVDVVVVNPPYVPLRVRAVLPVEVTGHDPALAVFSGEDGLDAIRAVERTARRLLRPGGLLVCEHDDSQGESAPAVFSGGAWRATADHPDLSGRPRFVSATRTQVAG from the coding sequence ATGACGGCCGACGAGCGACCCGCCCCGGTCCGGGCCTCCGTGCTGGCCCGGCGGGGGGCCGACCGGCTGCGCGGTCAGGTGGCCTCCCCGGAGGTCGACGCGCGGCTGCTGCTCGCCCACCTGCTCGGGCTCCGGCCGGGCGATCTGGTGCTGGCCGGTCCGCCGTCGGCGGAGCGGGTGGCGCGCTACCGGGAGTTGCTGGACCGCCGCGCCGAGGGGGTGCCGCTGCAGCACCTCACCGGCGAGGCCTGGTTCCGCAACGTCCGGGTGGCGGTCGGGCCGGGTGTGTTCGTGCCGCGGCCGGAGACCGAGTCGGTCGCCGGGGCGGCGATCGAGGCGGCCCGGGCGGTGCGCATGCAGGGTCGTACGCCACGGGTCGTCGAGTTGTGCGCCGGCTCCGGGGCGATCAGTGCCGCGCTGGTCGACGAGGTGCCCGGCTGCCGGGTGGTGGCGGTGGAGATCGATCCGGTCGCCGTCGACTGGGCCCGGCGCAACCTCGCCGGCACCGGGGTCGATGTCCGCCGGGGCGACCTGGCCGGTGCCGTCCCGGAGTGGGACGGCACCGTCGACGTGGTGGTGGTCAACCCGCCGTACGTCCCGCTGCGGGTCCGCGCCGTGCTGCCGGTCGAGGTGACCGGACACGATCCGGCGCTGGCGGTCTTCTCCGGGGAGGACGGCCTGGACGCGATCCGGGCGGTGGAGCGCACCGCCCGCCGGCTGCTGCGGCCCGGCGGGCTGCTGGTCTGTGAACACGACGACAGCCAGGGCGAGTCCGCCCCGGCGGTCTTCTCCGGCGGGGCGTGGCGCGCCACCGCCGACCATCCGGACCTGTCCGGCCGGCCGCGGTTCGTCTCGGCGACCCGGACCCAGGTGGCAGGATGA
- the prfA gene encoding peptide chain release factor 1 has product MSDPTDRLPSLLAAVAPLRAEYREVETRMADPSVLADQRAMRRLGRRYAELGPVVRAADERDRVTEDLAAARELAVEDAGFADEAEALQDRLRDLDRRLTTLLAPRDPNDSLDAIVEIKSGEGGEESALFAGDLFGMYRRFAEARGWKIEVLDAQDTDLGGFKSVTFAVHAPSAGDPDRMPYGTLKFEGGVHRVQRVPVTESQGRIHTSAAGVLVMPDVEDDEAIEIDPDDLRIDVYRSSGKGGQGVNTTDSAVRITHLPSGIVVTCQNERSQLQNKEQALRILRARLLARAEEESAAEASAARLSQVRTVDRSERVRTYNFPENRIADHRIGYKAHNLDQVLNGELGPVIEALQAADTAERLRTAGA; this is encoded by the coding sequence ATGTCCGACCCCACCGACCGGTTGCCGTCCCTGCTCGCCGCGGTCGCCCCGCTGCGGGCGGAGTACCGGGAGGTCGAGACCCGGATGGCCGACCCGTCGGTGCTGGCGGACCAACGGGCGATGCGGCGGCTGGGGCGGCGCTATGCCGAGCTCGGGCCGGTGGTCCGGGCCGCCGACGAGCGCGACCGGGTGACCGAGGACCTGGCGGCCGCCCGCGAACTCGCCGTCGAGGACGCCGGCTTCGCCGACGAGGCCGAGGCCCTGCAGGATCGCCTCCGGGACCTGGACCGTCGGCTCACCACCCTGCTCGCCCCGCGTGACCCCAACGACTCGCTGGACGCGATCGTGGAGATCAAGTCCGGGGAAGGTGGGGAGGAATCGGCCCTCTTCGCCGGCGACCTCTTCGGGATGTACCGGCGGTTCGCCGAGGCACGCGGCTGGAAGATCGAGGTGCTGGACGCCCAGGACACCGATCTGGGCGGCTTCAAGTCCGTCACCTTCGCGGTCCACGCCCCCTCGGCCGGCGACCCGGACCGGATGCCGTACGGCACGCTGAAGTTCGAGGGCGGAGTGCACCGGGTGCAGCGGGTGCCGGTGACCGAGTCGCAGGGCCGGATCCACACCTCCGCGGCCGGGGTGCTGGTGATGCCCGACGTCGAGGACGACGAGGCGATCGAGATCGACCCCGACGACCTGCGGATCGACGTCTACCGGTCCAGCGGCAAGGGTGGGCAGGGCGTCAACACCACCGACTCGGCGGTGCGGATCACCCATCTGCCCAGCGGCATCGTGGTGACCTGCCAGAACGAACGGTCCCAGCTGCAGAACAAGGAGCAGGCACTGCGCATCCTGCGCGCCCGGCTGCTGGCCCGGGCCGAGGAGGAGTCCGCTGCGGAGGCGTCCGCGGCCCGGCTGTCGCAGGTGCGGACGGTCGACCGTTCCGAGCGGGTGCGGACCTACAACTTCCCGGAGAACCGGATCGCCGACCACCGCATCGGGTACAAGGCGCACAACCTCGACCAGGTGCTCAACGGCGAGCTCGGGCCGGTGATCGAGGCGCTGCAGGCCGCCGACACCGCCGAACGGCTCCGGACGGCCGGGGCATGA
- the rpmE gene encoding 50S ribosomal protein L31 produces MKQGIHPDYHETTVVCTCGNTFTTRSTAPGGEIRADVCSACHPFYTGKQKILDTGGRVAKFEKRYGNFKRGKK; encoded by the coding sequence ATGAAGCAGGGGATCCACCCCGATTATCACGAGACGACGGTCGTCTGCACCTGTGGCAACACCTTCACGACTCGTTCCACGGCCCCCGGCGGCGAGATCCGCGCCGACGTGTGCTCGGCCTGCCACCCCTTCTACACCGGCAAGCAGAAGATCCTCGACACCGGCGGCCGGGTCGCCAAGTTCGAGAAGCGCTACGGCAACTTCAAGAGGGGCAAGAAGTAG
- the rho gene encoding transcription termination factor Rho produces the protein MENAPKTAKRASGGLEAKVLPELRQLAGGLGVKGTSGMRKADLIAAIRSAQSEQAAGGRASGANPPGGRGSRRAQGAPVKEQPAAGREERPGNGETAPAGETTERRTSRQRPAAETTPAVQREQAPAERERPRTAEPERPATQRPAAERPQGEQGEAERPRGQRPEGQNRQDGQNRQEGQRPSREAREGGNREGGGNRQDRESGNRQDREGEGGSRRSRRRRGRDRQTRRTSSGGGRSGGIDRYENEPTVAEDDVLTPVAGVLDVLDNYAFVRTSGYLPGPDDAYVSLGMVKKYGLRKGDVVTGALRQPREGEHKAKFNPLVRIDSINGSEPSAMRDRPEFNKLTPLYPDEQLRLESDPANMTGRIIDLVAPVGKGQRGLIVSPPKAGKTFVMQSIANSITKNNPEVHLMVVLVDERPEEVTDFERTVSGEVISSTFDRPADDHTTVAELAIERAKRLVELGRDVVVLLDGITRLGRAYNLAAPASGRILSGGVDSAALYPPKKFFGAARNIENGGSLTILATALVETGSKMDEVIFEEFKGTGNMELRLRREYAEKRIFPAIDVVQSGTRREELLLGTHELAIMWKLRRVLSNMEGQQALEMLLKQMKKTQSNAEFLLQISKSTPNRDGF, from the coding sequence GTGGAGAACGCGCCGAAGACCGCGAAGCGCGCTTCCGGTGGGCTCGAGGCCAAGGTGCTGCCCGAACTGCGCCAGCTGGCCGGCGGTCTGGGGGTCAAGGGCACCTCCGGCATGCGCAAGGCCGACCTGATCGCCGCGATCCGTTCCGCGCAGTCGGAACAGGCCGCCGGTGGACGCGCCTCGGGGGCGAACCCGCCCGGTGGCCGGGGCAGTCGCCGCGCCCAGGGCGCCCCGGTGAAGGAGCAGCCCGCTGCGGGGCGCGAGGAGCGTCCCGGCAACGGTGAGACAGCGCCGGCCGGGGAGACCACCGAGCGCCGTACGTCCCGGCAGCGGCCCGCGGCGGAGACCACGCCGGCGGTGCAGCGCGAGCAGGCACCCGCCGAGCGTGAGCGTCCGCGGACCGCCGAGCCGGAGCGCCCGGCCACCCAACGCCCGGCCGCCGAGCGGCCGCAGGGGGAGCAGGGCGAGGCCGAGCGCCCGCGCGGGCAGCGCCCCGAGGGCCAGAACCGGCAGGACGGCCAGAACCGGCAGGAAGGGCAGCGCCCGAGCCGCGAGGCTCGCGAGGGTGGCAACCGCGAGGGCGGCGGGAATCGTCAGGACCGCGAGAGTGGTAATCGTCAGGACCGCGAGGGTGAGGGCGGCAGCCGGCGCAGCCGGCGGCGCCGCGGCCGGGACCGGCAGACCCGACGGACCAGCAGCGGCGGCGGGCGCAGCGGCGGCATCGACCGGTACGAGAACGAGCCGACGGTGGCCGAGGACGACGTACTCACCCCGGTGGCGGGCGTCCTCGACGTCCTCGACAACTACGCCTTCGTCCGCACCTCCGGCTACCTGCCGGGCCCGGACGACGCGTACGTCTCCCTGGGCATGGTCAAGAAATACGGCCTGCGCAAGGGCGACGTGGTGACCGGTGCGCTGCGCCAGCCCCGGGAGGGGGAGCACAAGGCGAAGTTCAACCCGCTGGTCCGGATCGACTCGATCAACGGCTCCGAGCCGTCGGCGATGCGTGACCGCCCCGAGTTCAACAAGCTGACGCCGCTCTACCCGGACGAGCAGCTGCGGCTGGAGTCCGACCCGGCGAACATGACCGGCCGGATCATCGACCTGGTCGCCCCGGTCGGCAAGGGCCAGCGCGGCCTGATCGTGTCGCCGCCGAAGGCCGGCAAGACCTTCGTGATGCAGTCGATCGCCAACTCGATCACCAAGAACAACCCCGAGGTCCACCTGATGGTCGTGCTCGTCGACGAACGGCCCGAGGAGGTCACCGACTTCGAGCGTACGGTCTCCGGCGAGGTGATCTCCTCCACCTTCGACCGTCCGGCCGACGACCACACCACCGTCGCCGAACTGGCCATCGAGCGGGCGAAGCGGCTGGTCGAGCTGGGCCGTGACGTGGTCGTGCTGCTCGACGGGATCACCCGGCTGGGCCGGGCCTACAACCTGGCCGCCCCGGCCTCCGGCCGGATCCTGTCCGGTGGCGTCGACTCCGCCGCCCTCTACCCGCCGAAGAAGTTCTTCGGCGCGGCGCGCAACATCGAGAACGGCGGCTCGCTGACGATCCTCGCCACCGCGCTGGTGGAGACCGGTTCCAAGATGGACGAGGTGATCTTCGAGGAGTTCAAGGGCACCGGCAACATGGAGCTGCGGCTGCGCCGGGAGTACGCCGAGAAGCGGATCTTCCCCGCCATCGACGTGGTGCAGTCCGGCACCCGGCGCGAGGAACTGCTGCTGGGCACCCATGAGCTGGCGATCATGTGGAAGCTGCGCCGGGTGCTGTCCAACATGGAGGGCCAGCAGGCGCTGGAGATGCTGCTCAAGCAGATGAAGAAGACCCAGTCCAACGCGGAGTTCCTGCTGCAGATCTCCAAGAGCACCCCCAACCGGGACGGGTTCTGA